The following are encoded together in the Sphaerodactylus townsendi isolate TG3544 linkage group LG12, MPM_Stown_v2.3, whole genome shotgun sequence genome:
- the RAB14 gene encoding ras-related protein Rab-14 has product MATAPYNYSYIFKYIIIGDMGVGKSCLLHQFTEKKFMADCPHTIGVEFGTRIIEVSGQKIKLQIWDTAGQERFRAVTRSYYRGAAGALMVYDITRRSTYNHLSSWLTDARNLTNPNTVIILIGNKADLEAQRDVTYEEAKQFAEENGLLFLEASAKTGENVEDAFLEAAKKIYQNIQDGSLDLNAAESGVQHKPSAPQGGRLTSEPQPQREGCGC; this is encoded by the exons ATGGCAACTGCACCTTACAACTATTCCTACATCTTTAAGTACATCATTATTG GAGACATGGGTGTAGGAAAATCCTGTTTGCTCCACCAGTTTACAGAAAAGAAAT TTATGGCAGATTGTCCCCACACGATTGGTGTTGAGTTTGGTACAAGAATAATTGAAGTTAGCGGCCAAAAAATTAAGCTGCAGATCTGGGATACGGCGGGACAGGAGCGATTCAGGGCTGTCACACGGAGCTACTACAGAGGAGCAGCAGGCGCTCTTATGGTCTACGATATTACTAG aaGAAGCACGTATAACCATCTAAGCAGCTGGCTGACGGATGCGAGGAACCTCACTAATCCAAATACT GTGATAATCCTTATAGGAAATAAAGCGGATCTGGAAGCACAGAGGGATGTTACATATGAAGAAGCCAAACAGTTTGCTGAAGAGAACG GATTGCTGTTCCTTGAAGCAAGTGCAAAAAC AGGAGAGAATGTTGAGGATGCATTCCTAGAGGCTGCCAAGAAAATCTACCAGAATATCCAAGATGGGAGCCTGGATCTGAATGCTGCCGAGTCAGGTGTACAGCACAAACCTTCGGCTCCGCAGGGTGGCCGGCTAACCAGTGAACCCCAGCCCCAGAGAGAAGGCTGCGGCTGCTAG